The following coding sequences lie in one Vibrio splendidus genomic window:
- a CDS encoding ADP-ribosylglycohydrolase family protein: protein MDNHKERAFYAVVGALVGDAASMGLHWLYDQERILHVAGFEPEFRSPNRFDYQDKGYFAHQGKTAGEQSQYGAQLLAMVDSLVENQKYDEANYIQHFRFWFDFGGSWQGYIDKATRMSLLNIHQLELEDAPITACGADDTQLPAVSKIIPLVACTYTSHTLPAMVESAVRVTNNNDKAVEWAQAITLLVQAAIQGNSPLQSVEMVRQTCSKFVHDQIDMALADPELSITDAAKKFGLHCELSAAFPLLIRIIAGAQSYKQGIRDNILCGGDSCGRAIVIGAVLAACFYEEDGEIPSEWLKQVELNGGVLSLPIE, encoded by the coding sequence ATGGACAATCATAAAGAAAGAGCTTTTTACGCCGTTGTTGGCGCATTGGTTGGAGACGCAGCTTCAATGGGGCTGCACTGGCTGTATGACCAAGAGAGGATCTTACACGTGGCTGGTTTTGAGCCTGAGTTTCGCTCACCGAATCGGTTCGATTATCAAGACAAAGGCTACTTTGCGCACCAAGGTAAAACCGCAGGTGAGCAATCGCAATATGGTGCTCAGTTACTGGCGATGGTCGACAGCTTAGTCGAAAACCAAAAATACGATGAAGCGAACTATATTCAACATTTCCGCTTCTGGTTTGATTTTGGCGGCAGTTGGCAAGGCTACATTGATAAAGCGACGCGCATGAGCTTGCTGAACATCCATCAATTAGAACTAGAGGACGCCCCGATTACTGCCTGTGGCGCAGACGATACGCAACTTCCCGCAGTCTCAAAGATCATCCCATTGGTGGCGTGTACTTACACCTCTCACACTTTACCAGCCATGGTAGAGAGTGCGGTGCGAGTCACTAACAATAACGACAAAGCAGTGGAGTGGGCGCAAGCCATCACCCTATTGGTTCAAGCGGCAATTCAAGGCAACTCGCCATTGCAGTCGGTAGAAATGGTGCGACAAACCTGTAGCAAGTTTGTACACGACCAAATCGACATGGCTTTGGCTGATCCCGAACTTTCAATAACAGATGCCGCGAAGAAGTTCGGATTGCATTGTGAACTGAGTGCCGCATTTCCCTTGCTGATTCGCATCATTGCGGGTGCTCAGAGCTATAAACAAGGTATTCGAGACAATATCTTATGTGGCGGTGACAGCTGCGGGCGTGCGATTGTGATTGGCGCTGTATTAGCGGCGTGTTTCTACGAAGAAGATGGCGAAATTCCATCCGAATGGCTAAAACAAGTCGAACTCAATGGCGGCGTGCTGTCTTTGCCTATTGAGTGA
- a CDS encoding amino acid ABC transporter permease — protein MSSTSALTTPKPNVHMKPWYQRLNLLDGVLLAVICVFAGWLYYRSAVGINYQWRWEDAFTLIFIPPSQGSIPYFFQGLIATLRLSLWSMVLALSFGTLLGVARHSKIAFFKTPALIFIQLVRNIPPLVFVFIFYFFVSNQLIPLLGLESILREHNGEINAVQDFLFGPANLWENLASGVICIGLLSSAYIAEVIRAGLEGIPKGQWEAADSLGLSALSKYRFVVGPQVLTAITPPLAGQAISLVKDTSIVSLISIQEMTFVGTEMANSSGLIFEIWLIVGFVYFALCFALSRLFKVIEQRSSAYLNHQ, from the coding sequence GTGAGTAGTACTAGCGCATTGACAACACCTAAGCCCAACGTTCATATGAAGCCTTGGTATCAACGCCTTAATCTTTTAGATGGCGTGTTACTCGCTGTTATTTGTGTGTTTGCAGGCTGGCTTTATTATCGTTCTGCTGTTGGTATTAATTACCAGTGGCGCTGGGAAGATGCGTTTACACTAATTTTTATTCCGCCTTCTCAAGGCAGTATTCCCTATTTTTTCCAAGGCTTGATCGCAACGCTGCGCTTAAGTTTATGGAGTATGGTGTTAGCACTCTCTTTTGGCACATTGTTAGGTGTAGCAAGACACTCAAAGATCGCTTTTTTCAAAACACCGGCACTGATTTTTATTCAGTTGGTTCGTAATATTCCGCCGCTGGTGTTTGTCTTTATCTTTTACTTCTTTGTTTCTAACCAACTGATCCCATTGCTTGGTTTAGAAAGCATTTTACGTGAACACAATGGCGAGATTAACGCTGTTCAAGATTTCCTGTTCGGCCCAGCTAACCTTTGGGAAAACTTGGCGTCTGGTGTTATCTGTATTGGCTTGCTCTCTTCTGCTTATATTGCTGAAGTGATTAGAGCTGGCTTAGAAGGTATTCCTAAAGGCCAATGGGAAGCGGCCGATTCACTCGGTCTGTCTGCATTGTCTAAGTATCGATTTGTGGTCGGTCCACAGGTATTAACGGCTATCACACCGCCTTTGGCTGGCCAAGCAATCTCCTTGGTTAAAGACACGTCAATTGTGTCTCTGATTTCGATCCAAGAGATGACGTTTGTTGGCACTGAGATGGCAAACTCCTCAGGTTTGATCTTTGAGATCTGGCTGATTGTAGGCTTCGTATATTTTGCTTTGTGCTTTGCACTTTCGCGTCTGTTCAAAGTGATTGAGCAACGTTCTAGTGCTTACCTTAACCACCAGTAA
- a CDS encoding transporter substrate-binding domain-containing protein — protein sequence MKLFKTAITALLALAVSLPALASETPNLDKINERGSLRVGMSTFVPWAMRNKQGDLVGFEIDVAKRLAEDSGWKVEFVPTAWDGIIPSLLSKKFDVIIGGMSITEARAKSVLFTEPYSHSGVQLAANKELAKGFTQISDFDSRRVKIAARRGAFTVQVARETFPKAKVLQFDDDAQAFQEVLNGNAHAVIASSPKPEHETIKNADTLFIPFEERLSKGNEAFAVRLGETDKAKFFNEWIKARTEDGWLKERYEYWFSTLDWQDQIAQGQ from the coding sequence ATGAAGCTATTTAAAACCGCGATTACAGCCCTACTTGCGCTTGCCGTAAGTTTGCCTGCACTTGCTTCTGAAACGCCTAACCTCGATAAAATCAACGAACGTGGCTCACTGCGCGTTGGTATGTCGACATTTGTTCCTTGGGCGATGCGTAACAAACAAGGCGATCTCGTTGGCTTTGAAATCGACGTGGCGAAACGCCTTGCCGAAGATTCTGGTTGGAAAGTCGAATTTGTACCTACGGCATGGGACGGCATTATCCCTTCTCTATTATCGAAGAAATTTGATGTGATCATCGGCGGTATGTCTATCACTGAAGCTCGTGCGAAAAGCGTATTGTTTACTGAACCTTACTCGCACTCTGGCGTTCAACTGGCGGCTAATAAAGAGCTAGCGAAAGGTTTTACTCAGATATCTGATTTTGATTCTCGCCGCGTAAAAATTGCAGCACGTCGTGGAGCATTCACGGTTCAAGTCGCTCGTGAAACCTTCCCTAAAGCGAAAGTTCTACAGTTCGATGACGATGCTCAAGCATTCCAAGAAGTGTTGAACGGCAACGCACACGCGGTTATCGCGTCTAGCCCGAAACCAGAACACGAAACGATCAAAAACGCAGACACGCTATTTATTCCATTTGAAGAACGTCTATCAAAAGGTAACGAAGCATTTGCAGTTCGCCTAGGTGAAACTGACAAGGCAAAATTCTTCAACGAATGGATCAAAGCACGCACTGAAGACGGTTGGTTGAAAGAGCGTTACGAGTACTGGTTCTCTACTCTAGATTGGCAAGACCAGATTGCTCAAGGTCAGTAA
- a CDS encoding amino acid ABC transporter permease — translation MLIRIIKPALSALVQIIVLVAAVVWILDSGAQTMGYSWQWERVPDYIAFYEDGEWWPAELVEGLLVTINISLISLLATLIIGLTTALLRNSNSVVGRTLAASYVELIRNTPLLVQIYLLYFVFGPVLGLDRFSTAVLALALFQGAYTAEIFRAGLNGIARGQFEAAQSLGLSKTYTYWDVILPQVVQRTLPPLTNEVISLIKNSSIVSVMAIFDLTTEARNIVSETAMPFEIWFSVAIIYLALTLSLSAVAAWLEHKLGANWRTQ, via the coding sequence ATGTTGATTCGAATTATTAAACCCGCCCTATCCGCTTTGGTACAAATTATTGTGCTCGTGGCTGCGGTTGTCTGGATCCTTGATTCTGGCGCACAAACCATGGGATACAGCTGGCAATGGGAGCGTGTGCCGGACTATATTGCTTTCTATGAAGATGGTGAATGGTGGCCTGCCGAATTAGTTGAAGGGCTACTGGTTACCATCAATATCTCTTTGATTTCTTTGCTAGCTACGCTGATCATTGGTTTAACGACAGCGCTATTGAGAAACTCAAATTCTGTGGTTGGACGCACCTTAGCAGCCAGCTATGTTGAGTTGATTCGTAACACGCCGTTGTTAGTACAAATTTATTTGCTCTATTTTGTGTTTGGCCCCGTATTAGGGCTGGATCGCTTTAGTACTGCCGTTTTAGCCTTGGCACTTTTCCAAGGCGCTTACACCGCTGAGATATTTCGTGCCGGTTTAAATGGTATTGCGAGAGGACAATTTGAAGCAGCTCAATCCTTGGGCTTATCAAAGACCTATACTTACTGGGATGTGATTCTTCCTCAGGTGGTACAACGCACCTTGCCACCTTTGACCAATGAAGTGATCTCTCTTATTAAAAACTCTTCAATTGTGAGTGTCATGGCTATTTTTGACCTGACAACTGAAGCCAGAAACATTGTTTCTGAAACCGCGATGCCATTTGAGATCTGGTTCTCTGTGGCGATCATTTATCTTGCACTTACACTTTCACTTTCTGCCGTTGCTGCTTGGCTTGAGCATAAGCTCGGAGCTAACTGGCGAACACAATAA
- a CDS encoding amino acid ABC transporter ATP-binding protein, with amino-acid sequence MNNDLNNLKEMVKFKSLNKWYGDFHALKDIDLNIEQGEIVVICGPSGSGKSTLIRCINQLEPFESGDLSVLEQVLPSKFSTPGQVGMVFQHFHLFPHLTVLENLTLSPIRTLKKSKQEAEKIAMHYLERVHIAEQANKYPVQLSGGQQQRVAIARSLCMKPELLLFDEPTSALDPEMINEVLDVMVELASEGITMVCVTHEMGFAKQVADRVIFMDEGQIVESNTPQALFENPQHERTQAFLNQILTY; translated from the coding sequence ATGAACAACGATTTGAACAATCTCAAGGAAATGGTTAAGTTTAAGTCACTTAACAAGTGGTATGGTGATTTTCATGCCCTAAAGGATATCGATTTAAATATTGAACAGGGAGAAATAGTGGTGATTTGCGGGCCATCAGGTTCGGGGAAATCAACTTTAATCCGCTGTATCAATCAGCTAGAACCTTTCGAAAGTGGCGATCTTTCAGTGCTAGAGCAAGTACTTCCGAGCAAGTTCAGCACACCAGGTCAAGTCGGAATGGTGTTCCAGCACTTTCATTTATTCCCCCATCTTACTGTGCTTGAGAACCTAACTCTGTCGCCGATTCGTACGCTTAAAAAAAGCAAACAAGAAGCCGAGAAGATTGCAATGCACTATCTCGAACGCGTACACATTGCAGAACAAGCCAACAAATACCCTGTACAACTTTCTGGTGGCCAACAACAACGAGTGGCTATCGCACGTTCACTGTGCATGAAGCCTGAATTGCTGCTTTTTGATGAACCAACTTCAGCGCTTGATCCGGAGATGATCAACGAAGTGCTCGACGTGATGGTTGAACTGGCGAGCGAAGGTATCACCATGGTGTGTGTGACCCACGAAATGGGCTTTGCGAAACAAGTGGCCGACCGCGTTATCTTCATGGATGAAGGGCAAATTGTGGAATCTAATACGCCTCAAGCGCTTTTTGAAAACCCGCAACATGAACGTACTCAAGCGTTCCTAAATCAGATCCTGACTTATTGA
- a CDS encoding iron-containing alcohol dehydrogenase: MQFTYVNPTVIHFGQGQINAINQAVDTSKKVLVIYGGGSIKSNGVYDQVVASLKDHAWIEFAGVEANPTKETLDKAVALVKEENVEFIIAVGGGSVIDGSKYVAAAAKYDGDGWDILAGKHQVTEATPIGAVLTLPATGSESNMGAVITRKETQEKLAFMNPAVQPKFAVMDPDVMKSLPERQLINGLVDAWVHVCEQYITMPTDAMVQDGYAETLLKNLLVLGKQYDERDNDAWRANLMWTANQALNGLIGTGVPQDWATHMIGHEFTALWHVDHARSLAIVQPSLLRNQIEAKRGKLEQMGRNVFGLEAGADLAERTIDAIEAFYHSLDVPTMFDGYEATKAAAIDNVVAQLESHGYLELGENKAITPQKTREILESAIQ; the protein is encoded by the coding sequence ATGCAATTCACTTATGTTAACCCTACCGTTATCCACTTCGGCCAAGGCCAAATCAACGCTATCAACCAAGCGGTTGATACTTCTAAGAAAGTACTAGTCATCTACGGTGGCGGTTCAATCAAAAGCAACGGTGTTTACGACCAAGTTGTCGCTTCTCTAAAGGATCACGCTTGGATTGAGTTCGCTGGCGTTGAAGCAAACCCAACCAAAGAGACGCTAGACAAAGCCGTCGCTCTTGTTAAAGAAGAAAACGTAGAATTCATTATCGCTGTTGGCGGTGGTTCAGTAATCGACGGCTCTAAGTACGTTGCTGCAGCGGCTAAATATGACGGCGACGGTTGGGATATCCTAGCGGGTAAACACCAAGTAACAGAAGCGACACCAATTGGTGCGGTACTGACACTTCCTGCGACAGGTTCTGAATCTAACATGGGTGCGGTAATCACTCGTAAAGAAACTCAAGAGAAACTGGCATTCATGAACCCTGCGGTACAGCCTAAGTTTGCGGTTATGGACCCAGATGTAATGAAGTCTCTGCCAGAGCGCCAACTGATCAACGGCTTAGTTGATGCGTGGGTTCACGTATGTGAGCAATACATCACAATGCCAACAGACGCGATGGTTCAAGACGGTTACGCAGAAACACTGCTTAAGAACCTACTTGTACTGGGTAAGCAATACGACGAGCGTGACAACGACGCATGGCGTGCAAACCTAATGTGGACTGCAAACCAAGCGCTTAACGGCCTGATTGGTACCGGCGTTCCTCAAGATTGGGCAACACATATGATTGGCCACGAATTCACAGCACTATGGCACGTAGACCACGCACGTTCTCTTGCGATTGTTCAACCTTCACTACTTCGTAATCAAATCGAAGCGAAGCGTGGCAAGCTAGAGCAAATGGGTCGTAACGTATTTGGCCTAGAAGCGGGTGCGGATTTAGCAGAGCGCACTATTGATGCAATCGAAGCCTTCTACCACAGCCTAGACGTTCCAACCATGTTCGACGGTTACGAAGCAACTAAAGCGGCAGCAATCGACAACGTTGTTGCTCAACTTGAATCACACGGTTACCTAGAGCTTGGCGAGAACAAAGCAATCACGCCTCAGAAAACACGCGAGATTCTAGAGTCTGCGATTCAATAG
- a CDS encoding AraC family transcriptional regulator encodes MKTLAQLLQSYVEHKGWDDLEGIRETEIGGVWLYRSSGGNQRQPFTYQSGIIMLGQGKKNIYIGDRPVTYAAGDYLVVGVPMPLECEALPVNGEPLLGLSISIDSQRLHSLVKKLEDQGFLESYCNKHKQNSSGLESTRMEEQMLESLTRLVKTLHCDIEANILGDAMVTEIVYRALTGSEGRVLFDLAHHDGHYARVAKALSKVHEEYDQTITVQSLADEANMSVSAFHNAFRNVTFESPLQYLKKVRLNKAKELIQLEGLRISDAARRVGYSSPSQFSREFKRHFNTTPRAV; translated from the coding sequence ATGAAAACACTCGCGCAGTTATTACAGTCTTATGTAGAACACAAAGGTTGGGATGATCTCGAAGGGATCAGAGAAACTGAAATTGGCGGTGTGTGGTTGTATAGAAGCAGTGGCGGGAATCAGCGTCAGCCATTCACTTACCAGTCGGGTATTATCATGCTCGGGCAGGGAAAAAAGAATATCTACATTGGCGACAGACCCGTTACTTACGCCGCAGGCGATTACCTTGTGGTAGGTGTACCAATGCCATTGGAGTGTGAAGCCTTGCCTGTAAATGGCGAACCATTGCTTGGTTTATCGATCAGTATCGACTCTCAGCGCTTACATAGCTTAGTCAAAAAGCTAGAAGACCAAGGCTTTCTAGAGAGCTACTGCAACAAGCACAAGCAGAATTCGAGCGGCTTAGAATCGACGCGAATGGAAGAGCAAATGCTGGAGAGCCTTACTCGATTGGTCAAAACTCTACATTGTGACATTGAAGCCAATATATTGGGAGATGCCATGGTGACGGAGATTGTCTACCGTGCATTAACAGGTTCAGAAGGGCGTGTGCTGTTTGATTTAGCTCATCATGACGGACACTATGCGCGTGTCGCTAAAGCGCTGTCTAAAGTGCATGAAGAGTACGACCAAACCATCACTGTTCAATCGCTTGCTGACGAAGCCAACATGAGTGTGTCTGCGTTCCACAACGCCTTTCGTAACGTAACGTTCGAATCACCGCTGCAATACTTGAAGAAGGTCAGGCTCAACAAAGCCAAAGAGCTGATTCAGCTAGAAGGCCTTCGCATCAGCGATGCTGCTCGCCGAGTTGGCTACTCCAGTCCATCTCAATTCAGCCGCGAATTTAAGCGCCACTTCAATACTACTCCAAGAGCGGTTTAG
- a CDS encoding GNAT family N-acetyltransferase, with translation MDVHCKILESKDSLKYRALRLESLKLHPECFGSGYEAQSKMPKLYFEGLIEGASQESVMIGAFIGEELVGLCGLTPIDDSSLEVIQMFVTSSSRGRAISIKMLSLAKLLLESRNEEELRLTVFTNNTHAISTYNKSGFECLQTLGNESVMTFKP, from the coding sequence ATGGACGTTCATTGTAAAATACTAGAAAGCAAAGATAGCCTTAAGTATCGCGCACTACGACTTGAGAGTTTGAAATTACATCCAGAATGCTTTGGCTCTGGTTACGAAGCCCAGTCAAAAATGCCAAAGTTATATTTTGAAGGACTAATTGAAGGTGCTTCTCAGGAAAGTGTCATGATCGGTGCATTTATCGGGGAAGAACTTGTCGGCCTATGTGGGCTAACACCTATTGATGATTCTTCTTTAGAAGTCATTCAAATGTTTGTTACTTCAAGCTCTAGAGGACGTGCTATCAGCATTAAAATGCTAAGTCTCGCTAAGCTTTTATTGGAGTCGCGCAATGAAGAAGAATTAAGACTCACAGTTTTTACTAATAATACTCACGCGATAAGCACGTACAACAAATCAGGTTTTGAGTGCTTGCAAACTTTAGGAAATGAGTCGGTAATGACTTTTAAACCTTGA
- a CDS encoding GNAT family N-acetyltransferase, translated as MLANKEVMEEYLELDMLTLESISKEAGFPIERDVYLASRAESIEQGLLFEYRRGDKLIGYTTLRDLGDGQWFVPMFVVHPNYRSKAAFLSLFRSIADNLKNKHSTVLVSNVLRLNELSVRFHKHLGFEVTRENHLGYEFSLDLTPEVKDKWSSFLGARR; from the coding sequence ATGTTAGCTAACAAGGAAGTAATGGAAGAGTATTTGGAACTAGATATGCTCACGTTGGAGTCAATTTCTAAAGAAGCCGGGTTTCCGATCGAAAGAGATGTTTATTTGGCGTCACGTGCTGAATCAATTGAGCAGGGGTTACTTTTTGAATATCGTAGAGGCGACAAGTTAATTGGTTATACGACACTGCGTGATTTAGGCGATGGTCAGTGGTTTGTACCTATGTTTGTGGTACACCCAAACTATCGTAGTAAGGCGGCTTTCCTTTCTTTGTTTCGCTCCATTGCTGATAACCTAAAAAACAAACACTCAACTGTGTTAGTGAGTAATGTCCTACGTCTTAATGAGTTGTCGGTGCGGTTTCACAAGCATCTAGGTTTTGAGGTCACACGTGAAAACCATTTAGGCTACGAATTCTCGCTAGATTTAACGCCTGAAGTAAAAGACAAATGGTCAAGCTTCTTAGGCGCTCGTCGTTAA
- a CDS encoding RidA family protein, producing MSSDIIKISRNTENAPINSVSTQTVAFSHYNNFSAQLPVDPKSGQIVTGDIKDQATQCLNNIKAIVESIDHVMDDVVKINVFVKNISDIDAIDEVYKSFFHNSLPTRTVVGVAALPNSDALVQMDALISNGEGTKPQAPCALVKVSRNTDNAPQSAVSTQTAAFSHYNNLSAQLPIDVTTGELVDGGIEAQTAQCLSNIKAILESIGHVMNDVVKTTIYVKNIADAEVVNEVCAKFFPSYVPARTVVNAAELPMGALIQIDTSVSHGDGTPPQLPEDTRLLVIETNNTAAAPFVPYSHTVAFSHYNHISGQLPLDPKTNKIVAGGVKEQAEQCLKNIKAIIESVDHSMDDTVKINIQLKDISDIDAVNEIYTAFFNADLPARTVVGVSEIPMNALVQIDAVVSNCEGTPPQDGVA from the coding sequence ATGAGTAGCGATATCATTAAGATTTCAAGAAATACTGAAAATGCACCAATTAATTCTGTATCTACACAAACGGTCGCTTTTTCTCATTATAATAACTTTTCTGCTCAATTACCTGTTGATCCTAAATCAGGTCAAATAGTAACTGGTGATATTAAAGACCAAGCAACGCAATGCTTAAATAATATTAAAGCGATTGTTGAAAGCATCGACCATGTTATGGATGATGTCGTGAAGATTAATGTTTTCGTTAAGAATATTTCTGATATCGATGCTATTGATGAAGTTTACAAAAGCTTTTTCCACAACAGCCTTCCTACACGAACAGTCGTGGGTGTCGCTGCGCTACCGAACAGTGACGCTTTAGTTCAAATGGATGCTCTTATTTCAAACGGCGAAGGCACTAAACCACAAGCACCTTGCGCACTAGTTAAGGTATCAAGAAATACGGATAATGCGCCTCAAAGTGCTGTATCGACGCAGACTGCGGCTTTTTCTCACTACAACAATCTTTCAGCTCAGTTACCGATAGATGTAACCACAGGTGAGTTGGTTGATGGTGGTATCGAAGCGCAAACGGCCCAATGTCTATCAAACATTAAAGCTATTTTAGAAAGCATCGGACATGTCATGAATGATGTGGTTAAAACGACTATCTACGTAAAAAATATCGCAGATGCGGAAGTGGTAAATGAAGTATGTGCTAAATTCTTCCCAAGCTATGTTCCTGCTCGTACCGTTGTTAATGCCGCTGAATTACCAATGGGTGCTCTAATTCAAATTGATACATCCGTTTCACATGGCGACGGTACACCGCCGCAATTACCAGAAGACACTCGCTTACTGGTTATTGAAACCAATAATACTGCTGCTGCACCATTCGTGCCTTATTCGCATACTGTTGCTTTCTCTCACTACAATCATATTTCAGGCCAATTACCTTTAGACCCGAAAACAAATAAAATTGTTGCAGGTGGGGTAAAAGAACAAGCTGAGCAATGTTTAAAAAATATTAAGGCGATAATTGAAAGTGTTGACCATAGCATGGACGACACGGTGAAAATTAATATTCAACTTAAGGATATTTCAGATATTGATGCGGTAAACGAAATCTACACCGCATTCTTTAATGCTGATTTGCCGGCAAGAACCGTAGTAGGGGTTTCAGAAATCCCAATGAATGCTTTAGTACAAATTGATGCTGTTGTTTCTAACTGTGAAGGCACGCCTCCACAAGACGGTGTTGCTTAG
- a CDS encoding acyltransferase, whose amino-acid sequence MASPRVLKVKVTDITCGENVTIIEPSNVYGCEFKDDVFVGPFVEIQKNSVIGERSKIQSHTFICEYVTIGSDCFVGHGVMFANDLFKDGKPDPNPESWGRTVIANNVTIGSNATVLSVSVCEGVVIGAGSVVTKDITEKGIYAGNPAKKLRDLP is encoded by the coding sequence ATGGCAAGTCCTAGAGTTTTAAAAGTGAAGGTTACTGATATTACGTGTGGTGAGAATGTCACCATCATCGAGCCGAGCAACGTTTATGGTTGTGAGTTTAAAGATGACGTGTTCGTTGGCCCTTTTGTCGAGATTCAAAAGAACTCTGTGATAGGCGAGAGGAGTAAGATTCAATCTCACACCTTTATTTGCGAGTATGTGACTATCGGAAGTGACTGCTTTGTTGGGCACGGGGTGATGTTTGCCAATGACTTGTTTAAAGATGGCAAACCAGATCCAAACCCAGAGAGTTGGGGACGCACTGTTATCGCAAATAACGTTACCATTGGTTCCAACGCGACAGTGTTGTCTGTCAGTGTTTGCGAAGGGGTGGTGATTGGTGCGGGAAGCGTTGTGACCAAAGACATCACCGAAAAAGGTATTTATGCGGGTAATCCAGCTAAGAAGCTAAGAGACTTACCGTAA
- a CDS encoding GNAT family N-acetyltransferase yields MEVFLHLLHSNDADDLLEFELENREWFEAFVPARDDSFYSNAGVAEQVTSFLREYDNGEMIPMLIKDANGTICGRINVRDIDQNAESGELGYRVGHAFGSKGIASNAVRTSLIYLAEHSSLKYVDAYALVGNVGSNKILSKAGFDLVERVESYAVFKGKDQDAHYYRKALSA; encoded by the coding sequence ATGGAAGTATTTCTACACTTACTTCATTCAAACGATGCCGATGATCTATTGGAGTTTGAACTCGAAAACAGAGAGTGGTTTGAGGCATTTGTTCCAGCTCGGGATGATAGCTTCTATTCTAATGCGGGAGTTGCCGAACAAGTCACGAGCTTTCTAAGAGAGTATGACAATGGCGAGATGATTCCTATGTTGATCAAAGACGCTAATGGCACTATTTGTGGGCGAATCAACGTTCGTGATATCGACCAGAACGCTGAAAGTGGAGAACTAGGTTATCGAGTAGGCCACGCATTTGGTTCTAAAGGTATTGCGTCTAACGCGGTGAGGACGTCACTTATCTACTTGGCTGAGCACTCCTCCCTTAAATATGTTGATGCCTATGCGTTAGTGGGTAATGTTGGATCAAATAAAATCTTATCCAAGGCGGGTTTTGACTTGGTTGAACGCGTTGAAAGTTACGCCGTGTTCAAAGGGAAGGATCAAGATGCTCATTATTATCGTAAGGCGTTATCTGCTTAA
- a CDS encoding alpha/beta hydrolase, translating to MKYLIGVCLGALSLSATAQSMVIVDSARDRSIPIEVVLPQDSDSCTTTEQCDVAFISAGNRVPFTKYSFVGEMLNDRGYMTVYVDHELPSDPPLSKTGDLYKTRIENWTRGAETLNALQHELASRFPAYDFDKLTLVGHSNGGDISTWLSNENKSYVSQLITLDHKRVTLPKSEDIRVLSIRATEHSTKEGVLPTESEQKQYGSCVVELPDSKHMDLSDYGSNLAKQSTNDTIIGFLDGLACEELRVKVE from the coding sequence ATGAAGTATTTAATAGGTGTTTGCTTAGGTGCCTTATCTCTTTCTGCGACAGCGCAGTCTATGGTCATTGTTGATTCGGCAAGAGATCGCTCTATCCCAATAGAAGTTGTTTTGCCGCAGGATTCTGACAGTTGTACAACAACAGAACAGTGTGACGTAGCTTTTATCAGTGCGGGTAATCGAGTTCCATTCACCAAATATAGTTTTGTTGGAGAAATGCTGAACGATAGGGGGTACATGACCGTCTATGTTGATCATGAACTGCCAAGCGATCCTCCTTTATCGAAGACTGGTGACTTGTATAAAACACGAATTGAAAATTGGACGCGAGGGGCAGAGACTCTCAATGCACTTCAACATGAGCTAGCAAGTCGTTTTCCTGCTTATGATTTTGACAAGTTAACCTTAGTTGGGCACTCGAACGGTGGCGATATTTCTACATGGTTGAGTAACGAAAATAAAAGCTATGTTTCTCAGTTAATTACGCTCGACCACAAACGAGTCACTCTACCTAAAAGTGAAGATATCCGAGTGCTTTCCATTCGAGCAACTGAACACTCTACCAAAGAGGGGGTACTGCCGACTGAATCAGAGCAAAAGCAATATGGTAGTTGTGTTGTTGAGCTTCCAGACTCTAAACATATGGATTTAAGTGATTATGGCTCTAATCTCGCGAAGCAAAGTACGAATGACACTATTATTGGCTTTTTGGATGGCTTAGCGTGCGAAGAGTTGAGAGTAAAAGTTGAGTAG